The segment GCTAAGATCTATGAGTGAAGTTAATGAGACTTATATAGTGTATGGAGTTTATGACATAGTAGCTAAGTTGGAAGCTCCGGATATGGACTCTCTCAGGAATTTCATTAGTAACAATATAAGAAAGCTGCCTAAAGTGAGATCTACCTTAACGATGATAATAATGGAAGGTAAAGCCCAGAAGAAGTGACTATGGATAGAATGAGATACATAATCGGGGTAGACGACCACGACTCTCCTGTAGGAGGCTGCACTACTCATTTTTCATGGCTCTTATTTAGAGAATTTGAGAAAATTCAGGTCAAACTCGAAGGATATCCTAGACTTACTAGGCTTAACCCTAATATTCCGTGGAAGACTAGGGGTAACGCTTCGATCTCTTTTGTGGTTGAGACTGAAAGGGATATGGATGAGTTGCTGGATATAGTATGGAACTTGTCCCTAGATTATATAGAAAATATATCTAAGGGATACAATTACAAGAGATCTCCCGGAGTTGCAATTATGAATTTTAGACACGATCCCTTACTAGAACACATATATTGGAAGGCAGTAACAGATGTAGTTACGAGAGAGTACGCAGTTAAAATATCTGAAAAATTAGGAATAAAAACGAAAGGAGGTAGAGGAATTATAGGCGCCATCGCATCAATGGGGTTTAAAACTGGCATAACCTACGAGTTACTAACTTATAGACGTAGAGAGAATTGGAATTCACCAAGAAGGGTTGATTTTAATACAGTTATGAACTATGATCTAGCCTTCTTCCCTTACGTTTACGCAAATGTGGATTACGTTTCAAAGGAACAGTTAATCGTATCACATGGAAACGATCCTGTCTTATACGGCTTAAGAGGACTCAAACCCAGTGTTTTACTTGAAGGTCTTAAGCTAATACGGTCTGAAGACGTAGAGGGCTATCAACTCTTCGAGACCAACCAAGGTTCGGATCATCACTTTAAAACATCTTCATTGAAACCGTACAGCAGCTTTGTAGGTGATGTGACCATAAAGAAAGTAAACGTTATGAGAGGAGGGGATTGCATGTTATTTGGATATAAATTTCCAGTTATAGTGTATAAAGAAACCGGGGAGTTAAATCAGGCTGTAAGGTATCTTTTGCCTGGAGACGCGATTAAAGTATATGGAGCTGCGAAGCCCTCGGCAGAGTATGGTTTAGTTATAGAAGCTGAAAGGATAGATATAACTGAACTTAAGCCAGATCAAATGTACATAAACCCAAGATGTCCTCTTTGTGGTGGTTCATCTGAATCCCTAGGTAGAAACAAGGGATTTAGGTGTAGAAAATGTAGAAATAAGTTCAAAGGAAATAAGATAATACAAGAAAGACCTCGATCCGTAACTATAGGCGTATATCAGACAAGAAAATACAGGCATTTAACTAAGCCTATCTTCCTAGAGACAATCTATGATAGTAAAGAAGATCTTAAATAAGATAAAAACAATATCATGATAAGATTACTAGTCTCAAATTTCTATCGTAGTATAAAAGGGTGTAACAGATAGTTGAAATAGAGGAGAGGAATACTTTTCTAATCGCCTACATAATCACTAATTGATATTTGTTAATAAATTAAAAATGTATTATTATTAAATATTGATTTTATTTCGTTTTTTCATGAACTCGAATTGCTATGGAAC is part of the Metallosphaera cuprina Ar-4 genome and harbors:
- a CDS encoding Lrp/AsnC family transcriptional regulator, whose translation is MVTAIVLINTDPGGEEEVYNKLRSMSEVNETYIVYGVYDIVAKLEAPDMDSLRNFISNNIRKLPKVRSTLTMIIMEGKAQKK
- a CDS encoding tRNA(Ile)(2)-agmatinylcytidine synthase, giving the protein MRYIIGVDDHDSPVGGCTTHFSWLLFREFEKIQVKLEGYPRLTRLNPNIPWKTRGNASISFVVETERDMDELLDIVWNLSLDYIENISKGYNYKRSPGVAIMNFRHDPLLEHIYWKAVTDVVTREYAVKISEKLGIKTKGGRGIIGAIASMGFKTGITYELLTYRRRENWNSPRRVDFNTVMNYDLAFFPYVYANVDYVSKEQLIVSHGNDPVLYGLRGLKPSVLLEGLKLIRSEDVEGYQLFETNQGSDHHFKTSSLKPYSSFVGDVTIKKVNVMRGGDCMLFGYKFPVIVYKETGELNQAVRYLLPGDAIKVYGAAKPSAEYGLVIEAERIDITELKPDQMYINPRCPLCGGSSESLGRNKGFRCRKCRNKFKGNKIIQERPRSVTIGVYQTRKYRHLTKPIFLETIYDSKEDLK